The nucleotide sequence TTCGGCCACGCCGCCCTGGACGAGGCCACGCTCAAGGCCGTGCTGGCCGGCTACGTCACCCTGGGCGTGATCCTCTATTACCCCCTGGTGCGCCTGGCCGGGAAATCCATTGTTTTCGATCAGGTCGGCCGGCTGGTGGACAGCTGCATGCGCATCAAGCAGGGCTGCTACGACACCGCCACGGCCCCGCCGGCCCGGGGCGAGTCCGGTGATTTTCCGGGTCTGGCCCGGCAAATCTACTGGCTTGGCCATGCCGTGGCCGTGCGCGAGCGACGCTTAAACGACACCCTGGTGAACCTGGAGACGGCGCGCCGCCAGATCGAATCGAGCATCGACTACGCCGCCCGCATCCAGCGCGCCTTTTTGTCCGATCCGGCCGAACTGGCCTCGGTGTTTCCCGACAGCTTCGTGTGGTGGGACCAGCGCGACGTGGTCGGCGGCGACGTCTTTTTCCTGGCCAAAAGCGCCGGCGGCGTCTTTCTCGGCATCGGCGACTGCACCGGCCATGGCGTGCCTGGCGCGTTCATGACGCTTATCGCCAAGGCCGCCCTGGACCGGGTGCGCCTGGAACGCTTCGAGGGCGATCCGGGCGGCGTTCTGGCCGAGGCCCACCGCTACATGC is from Solidesulfovibrio magneticus RS-1 and encodes:
- a CDS encoding PP2C family protein-serine/threonine phosphatase, with amino-acid sequence MKAGLGTPAKLGLILFPFVVVAPLGLMFGHAALDEATLKAVLAGYVTLGVILYYPLVRLAGKSIVFDQVGRLVDSCMRIKQGCYDTATAPPARGESGDFPGLARQIYWLGHAVAVRERRLNDTLVNLETARRQIESSIDYAARIQRAFLSDPAELASVFPDSFVWWDQRDVVGGDVFFLAKSAGGVFLGIGDCTGHGVPGAFMTLIAKAALDRVRLERFEGDPGGVLAEAHRYMRRWLIAEGGEVDDGMDMGLVYFDADDASRLVYAGARRPLWVERGGEVEEIGADRLGLGYAKTPEDAVFANVAVELAAGDTLFLFSDGLTDQIGGVRGLPLGKKPLRQWLAEAAGAPLVERRQALVTIFENHRGRASRRDDVAALAVRPVAKQGVNA